A portion of the Symphalangus syndactylus isolate Jambi chromosome 13, NHGRI_mSymSyn1-v2.1_pri, whole genome shotgun sequence genome contains these proteins:
- the LOC129460505 gene encoding large ribosomal subunit protein eL14-like, producing MVFRHFMEVGRATYVAFGPHAGKFIVIIDVIDQNRALVGGPCAQVRRQAMPFKYMQLIDFILKFPHSAHQNYVPQAWQKVDINTKWAATRWARKIEARERKAKMTDSDHFKIMKAKKMRDRIIKNEVKKLQKAALLTASPKKAPAAKGAAAAAAKVPAKKMTAVGKKAPVQKVPTQKATGQKATPPPKAQKGQKAPAQKAPAPKASGKKA from the coding sequence ATGGTGTTCAGGCACTTCATGGAGGTTGGCCGGGCAACGTACGTCGCCTTTGGACCTCATGCTGGAAAATTCATTGTGATCATAGATGTTATTGATCAGAACAGGGCTTTGGTTGGTGGACCTTGCGCTCAAGTGAGGAGACAGGCCATGCCTTTCAAGTACATGCAGCTCATTGATTTCATCCTCAAGTTTCCACACAGTGCCCACCAGAATTATGTCCCACAAGCCTGGCAGAAGGTAGACATCAATACAAAATGGGCAGCCACACGATGGGCCAGGAAGATTGAAGCCAGAGAAAGGAAAGCCAAGATGACAGATtctgatcattttaaaattatgaaggcaaagaaaatgaggGACAGAATAATCAAGAATGAAGTTAAGAAGCTTCAAAAGGCAGCTCTCCTGACAGCTTCTCCCAAAAAAGCACCTGCTGCTAAGggtgctgctgcagctgctgctaaAGTTCCAGCAAAAAAGATGACCGCTGTGGGCAAGAAGGCTCCAGTGCAGAAGGTTCCTACCCAGAAAGCCACAGGCCAGAAGGCAACACCTCCTCCAAAAGCTCAGAAGGGTCAAAAAGCTCCAGCCCAGAAAGCCCCTGCTCCAAAGGCATCTGGCAAGAAAGCATAA